Proteins encoded together in one Phyllostomus discolor isolate MPI-MPIP mPhyDis1 chromosome 6, mPhyDis1.pri.v3, whole genome shotgun sequence window:
- the LOC114499991 gene encoding interferon-induced very large GTPase 1-like, with protein sequence MDTAKSTINKPLLRGNRRQDLQEMLKEVGLADEYWLHKLQEHLGVTCAQALQHLEEKDLHKLKSQARYSWEERALEKLLNLSHSNRHSELQGSRVEIVKKNLKKAEQELQELRDLLSEGRQRQEEAVKKKEAELKQEMEIPKEDWPHLGKSLREFMENMQRKLNPVEGTLTHRENLSDRDVVRWASGGLALQGIYKTSHQKGLIEKREELLSVPKEFSLCGPEQGTRMETREFTSSQAESMFTQMIEKLGVSVITSAKGGGWGFSLEAGMDHNEHSKSKEIEQSQSEHSYFCSATFIYVPLASFYFPIDQLQFSKAVLQEMKCIEDLLGQPAGLDRLTWLRHRAEAFFQRFGSHANQGPLHLGGIYWWKAISQGFQSEQLAEVKQQAAEALNGYIRGNYSDFGVEVNGGVEVSSSYAKAASQSTTFQNLQTKVQLSVAQTGGPPEANGFVQWKAGLVASNQTWCVIDRGIQLVPIWDIILSSHRNDFKDPLQLANFLKDSYTALKGLPAQIQDGEELFSVGKVARDFLEDVKSWEVSDPEEQLQKLIDFMHILSQKTKSYDTWVNICLTDWGLQKFLVNTVNFCRMSSTHKTKFVKSQMQRLLDPHIYKVNSFPQTHSIMQWIFQSESDQEHINISQFSELIKILQETQNDLMEVKAKSESAEIVEEAQRKATHKVSLSLGSFLNYLLETQQPDIQLLLRFIAAGAGYHVINSTFQYVLGCNELDFLLNKMQAAQDKYQELKNISTYRAQAFLVLTGLTDTARATAISPEEKTERLALIQHHMGQSLLKEVVQVLSKPGADHDWETLERDLRLLIDGNYEAITPLLQMNEVRKNLQNVFHKKKQSHEPEGNVNSKHEVIEDLAFLELLQRLDLEQYYPKKMSRDNFHLIQKTSVYSTQPSSERELPFYFLQKLLVLDYELRYQVFREARNTQNQVYPSAMTQENEVFDPYVDMFEGSDTPTNNFATTPRPHIHPMDIQMAILHCADDFARQYILSKLSICQFALPLLIPNPCNSQIEFSLWSLSQIRKSWQEVRKSKKINYKNKQMCCVSTPIVSFIRVGNNLSASKSQIMNCLLSNRRHDVFFHRHCKGNTKDCLLMKGVVEVCWFCPSGEDEDRFDNCLTFTNLHGDAKEHKKQLTFLQEVSSLIVVLISTSDNNKENKKIVHDLSQSPRPLICLLDNKEKTMVNISGQKVRIGIRNINEAELTEELVITIKHLLGLLNTDTALSLEGCTPHARKQGFLIDEDRRECKEAKEKAKVLISLLKEMKISQVKENFLPLQGHLWHLWCKKDKELYHLREKGNQSIEQHKSEVETEKQKIRHQQLDRAFPLNELMHSILQILQNDSETQTTLCFLQWLGVFFDNLTAGHLEKLNEKKSSLWSLIKKQKQNAPKSTSLNKLHNDIEVISKEISDCTLGIEQILREVSQIYEALEETSSTKDTCYLCLPQVVADLLISGVPIELMDGDASYVPLRWVAALFDKVSEKLGNKRLFVLSILGLQSSGKSTLLNALFGLQFTVSAGRCTRGAYMQLLKVEETFTEELGFDFVLVVDTEGLRAPELGNKSKNHDNELATFVIGLGNLTLINIFGENPSEMQDILQIVVQAFMRMKQVNISPSCLFVHQNVGELTAIDQTMEGRRRLEQRLDEMAATAAELEQFSGVTRFTDVIRFDFNTHVYYFAHLWDGNPPMAPPNPRYSHNVQELKGEIFETAQQESRRSIMKISDVKLRVQDLWRALVNENFIFSFRNTQEVMAMSKLEIMYNNWTWELRSHVLDLQNQLINQIKNGIIQTLTTSTLEAPVIVKYKAIKQELEKYFNEDPDSDILTQWKANFENKLTNLTEALILETKNKVKEHTSYKKNQEILDKRKSDYEKELLEKSRKLALNLKGKELGEKELHEKFNQVWGKWVCAVSSTFPPVTKVNIDVDAENILLKHFVKEADVVNRMKENEGRNFQINYNEHVKMTKRFHIISQQLEVQDTISIDKTTDHIISKFEEAVNSFQRQQCDYNPNYFHEILKIIEDEVNSSPTKERYKFTSKYKIDLSSHLFKRASANFKEMHEAFENSNNPVKYLESKKDDFFMSFKISCQGASSIKTFVDFLWQKLTPAVSATIWKNLIPKIAGEMRATYPAFNGNRANLEKHILISLAEKEDFDDYWQYLHNSESFFSIYIKNRIMTYCLDQKSGKIKTFLKISLDGIKDTILSAIHESIATAKDRSSTVSGWLDLFCKYLGSNLIFPRKDLVSIEHQEIKDFEFLKEAMSEALDPAINTVEQKCSNSPIKEMVPQIQRLLTEHLCGCWKQCPFCGATCTNTISSHDGDHSVPFHRPGAVNGLKWNKTDSFSIDYCTSSVASECSFILSDGREFPYKKYREAGGEYAKWSITPDTSTQPYWKWFVCHFRSNLEEKYQKKFAGRGEIPETWTKITKEDVLDDLKKQ encoded by the coding sequence ATGGATACAGCAAAGTCTACCATTAATAAGCCCCTTCTCAGAGGCAACAGGAGGCAAGATCttcaagagatgctgaaggaagTAGGACTTGCAGATGAGTACTGGTTGCACAAGCTGCAGGAACACCTAGGTGTGACCTGTGCCCAGGCCTTACAACACCTAGAAGAAAAAGACCTCCACAAGCTGAAATCTCAGGCAAGATATTCCTGGGAGGAAAGGGCCCTGGAAAAGCTGCTTAACCTGTCACACTCAAATAGACATTCAGAGTTGCAGGGGTCTCGAGTGGAAATAGTCAAGAAAAACCTGAAGAAAGCAGAGCAGGAGCTACAGGAGCTAAGAGACTTGTTGTCAGAAGGGAGGCAACGACAGGAAGAGgcagtgaagaaaaaagaagcagagcTGAAACAGGAAATGGAGATCCCCAAAGAGGACTGGCCACACCTTGGGAAGTCTTTAAGAGAATTCATGGAAAACATGCAGAGAAAACTCAACCCCGTGGAGGGGACACTGACTCACAGGGAGAACCTCTCAGATAGAGATGTGGTGAGATGGGCATCTGGAGGGCTGGCCCTGCAGGGAATTTACAAAACCAGCCACCAAAAGGGGCttatagagaaaagagaagagttaCTCAGTGTCCCCAAGGAGTTCTCTCTCTGTGGCCCTGAGCAGGGCACACGGATGGAAACAAGGGAATTTACATCTTCTCAAGCAGAATCCATGTTCACCCAGATGATAGAGAAGCTGGGGGTCAGTGTAATTACCTCAGCCAAGGGTGGAGGTTGGGGATTTAGCTTGGAAGCTGGTATGGACCACAACGAACATTCAAAATCCAAGGAAATTGAACAATCACAATCTGAGCACTCTTATTTCTGCTCTGCCACATTCATCTATGTCCCTCTTGCCTCCTTCTACTTCCCCATTGATCAGCTCCAGTTCTCCAAGGCTGTGCTCCAGGAAATGAAGTGTATTGAAGACCTTTTGGGTCAGCCTGCAGGACTAGACAGACTCACATGGCTGAGACACAGGGCTGAAGCTTTCTTCCAGAGATTTGGCTCTCATGCTAACCAGGGCCCTCTGCACCTGGGAGGAATCTACTGGTGGAAAGCCATTTCACAGGGATTCCAAAGTGAGCAGCTGGCAGAAGTAAAACAGCAGGCAGCAGAGGCCCTGAATGGTTACATAAGAGGCAACTACAGTGACTTTGGAGTAGAAGTTAATGGAGGTGTGGAAGTGTCATCCTCTTATGCAAAAGCTGCCTCCCAAAGTACAACCTTTCAAAATCTCCAAACCAAAGTCCAATTATCAGTAGCCCAGACAGGTGGCCCACCTGAAGCAAATGGATTTGTCCAGTGGAAAGCTGGCCTAGTTGCCAGTAATCAAACCTGGTGTGTCATTGACCGGGGAATTCAGCTGGTGCCCATTTGGGACATCATCCTCTCCAGCCACAGAAATGATTTTAAGGATCCACTTCAGCTAGCTAACTTTCTGAAAGACAGCTACACTGCTCTGAAAGGTCTCCCTGCCCAGATCCAGGATGGGGAAGAACTATTCAGTGTTGGAAAAGTGGCTAGGGATTTCCTAGAGGATGTTAAGTCCTGGGAGGTATCTGATCCTGAAGAGCAACTTCAAAAACTCATAGATTTCATGCACATACtgagtcaaaaaacaaaaagttatgaCACTTGGGTTAACATATGCCTGACTGATTGGGGTCTGCAAAAGTTTCTGGTAAACACCGTTAACTTTTGCAGAATGTCTTCCACTCATAAAACTAAATTTGTTAAATCTCAGATGCAAAGACTTTTGGATCCTCACATCTACAAAGTGAATAGCTTTCCTCAGACTCATTCTATCATGCAGTGGATCTTCCAGTCAGAGTCTGACCAAGAGCATATTAACATCTCCCAATTTTctgaattaattaaaatcttaCAAGAAACCCAGAATGACCTCATGGAAGTGAAAGCCAAATCTGAATCTGCAGAAATAGTGGAGGAAGCTCAAAGGAAGGCCACACACAAGGTGAGCTTGTCTCTTGGCTCCTTCTTGAATTACCTCCTAGAAACACAGCAGCCAGACATACAGCTCTTGCTACGTTTTATTGCAGCTGGTGCAGGATATCATGTGATAAACAGTACTTTTCAGTATGTCTTGGGATGTAATGAGTTAGACTTCCTATTGAATAAAATGCAAGCTGCCCAAGATAAATACCAGGAGCTCAAAAATATTTCTACCTACAGGGCTCAGGCATTCCTGGTGCTCACAGGTCTTACAGATACTGCTAGAGCTACAGCTATTTCaccagaggagaaaacagaacgCTTGGCATTAATACAACATCACATGGGCCAATCTTTGTTGAAGGAAGTTGTACAAGTCCTCTCCAAACCTGGAGCAGATCATGATTGGGAAACCCTTGAGAGAGACTTGAGATTGCTAATCGATGGTAATTATGAAGCCATCACCCCTTTGTTGCAAATGAATGAAGTAAGAAAAAACTTGCAAAATGTcttccataaaaagaaacaatctcaTGAACCAGAGGGTAATGTAAATAGCAAACATGAAGTCATAGAAGACTTGGCTTTCCTGGAATTACTCCAGCGTCTAGACCTAGAACAATACTACCCAAAAAAGATGAGCAGAGATAATTTCCATCTGATCCAGAAGACTTCTGTGTACAGCACCCAGCCCAGCTCTGAAAGGGAGCTTCCCTTCTACTTTCTGCAGAAGCTACTCGTGCTGGATTATGAACTGAGATACCAGGTGTTCAGAGAAGCTCGAAACACACAAAATCAAGTTTATCCAAGTGCCATGACTCAAGAAAATGAGGTTTTTGACCCATATGTAGACATGTTTGAAGGCAGTGACACTCCCACTAATAATTTCGCCACTACTCCTAGACCCCATATTCACCCTATGGATATTCAGATGGCAATCCTTCATTGTGCAGATGATTTTGCCAGACAATATATTTTGTCCAAACTTTCCATTTGCCAGTTTGCCCTACCTCTTCTCATACCTAATCCCTGCAATTCTCAAATTGAATTTTCTCTCTGGTCTCTCAGTCAAATTAGAAAAAGCTGGCAGGAAGTAAGGAAATCAAAAAAGATCAATTACAAGAATAAGCAGATGTGTTGTGTTTCAACCCCCATTGTGTCCTTTATTAGAGTTGGAAATAATCTCTCTGCTTCCAAATCTCAGATCATGAACTGTCTTCTCAGTAATCGTAGACATGATGTCTTTTTTCACCGACATTGCAAAGGGAACACCAAAGACTGTCTCTTAATGAAGGGTGTGGTGGAAGTCTGCTGGTTCTGTCCTAGTGGGGAAGATGAGGACAGATTTGACAATTGCTTGACCTTCACCAATCTTCATGGAGATGCAAAGGAACATAAGAAGCAACTCACCTTCCTGCAAGAGGTCTCTTCTCTCATTGTGGTCCTAATATCAACTTCTGATAACaataaggaaaacaagaaaattgtCCATGACCTGAGTCAGTCACCAAGACCTTTGATTTGTTTACttgacaacaaagaaaaaaccatGGTCAATATTTCTGGCCAAAAAGTGAGAATTGGGATCAGAAATATAAATGAGGCAGAATTAACAGAGGAGCTTGTTATTACTATCAAACATTTGCTAGGACTCTTGAACACAGACACTGCTCTCAGCTTAGAAGGTTGTACCCCACACGCTCGCAAGCAAGGATTCCTTATTGATGAAGACCGGCGAGAATGCAAGGAAGCCAAAGAAAAGGCAAAGGTACTAATTTCTCTactgaaagaaatgaagatatCTCAGGTGAAGGAAAACTTTCTACCCCTACAGGGACACCTCTGGCATCTTTGGTGTAAAAAGGACAAAGAACTCTATCACCTGAGAGAAAAGGGGAATCAGAGCATTGAACAACACAAGAGTGAAGttgagacagaaaaacaaaaaatacggCATCAACAGTTGGACAGAGCCTTTCCTCTCAATGAGTTAATGCATTCTATCCTTCAAATTCTCCAAAATGATTCAGAAACTCAAACCACACTCTGCTTTTTGCAATGGCTGGGTGTCTTTTTTGACAACCTGACTGCAGGACACTtggaaaaactgaatgaaaagaaaagctcTTTGTGGTCacttataaaaaaacaaaagcaaaatgcacCAAAGAGCACCTCTCTGAATAAGTTGCATAATGACATAGAAGTTATTTCCAAAGAGATTAGTGACTGTACATTGGGTATTGAGCAAATTCTCAGAGAAGTTAGCCAAATCTATGAAGCTCTGGAAGAAACTTCCTCCACAAAAGATACCTGTTATCTCTGCCTTCCCCAGGTAGTCGCAGATCTGCTGATATCTGGTGTTCCCATTGAATTGATGGATGGGGATGCTTCCTATGTGCCTTTAAGATGGGTAGCAGCTCTTTTTGACAAGGTCTCTGAGAAGCTTGGAAACAAACGGCTGTTTGTTCTCTCCATCCTTGGCTTACAGAGTTCAGGGAAGTCCACCCTGCTGAATGCTCTCTTTGGGCTGCAGTTCACTGTCAGTGCTGGGAGGTGTACCCGAGGGGCCTACATGCAGCTGCTGAAAGTAGAGGAGACTTTCACAGAGGAACTGGGCTTTGACTTTGTGCTTGTTGTGGACACAGAAGGACTTCGGGCCCCAGAACTCGGTAACAAATCCAAGAATCATGACAATGAGTTGGCAACCTTTGTCATTGGACTTGGAAACTTAACTCTTATCAATATTTTTGGGGAAAATCCATCAGAGATGCAAGATATTCTACAAATAGTTGTCCAAGCCTTTATGAGGATGAAACAAGTAAACATCTCACCTAGCTGCCTTTTTGTCCATCAAAATGTGGGGGAACTTACAGCTATTGACCAAACTATGGAAGGACGGAGGCGGTTAGAGCAGAGACTGGATGAAATGGCTGCAACAGCAGCTGAGCTAGAACAGTTCTCAGGTGTAACCCGCTTTACTGATGTCATTAGGTTTGATTTCAATACTCATGTTTACTATTTTGCTCACCTCTGGGATGGCAATCCCCCTATGGCCCCTCCCAATCCTCGCTACAGTCATAATGTCCAGGAACTGAAGGGTGAAATTTTTGAAACTGCTCAACAGGAATCTAGGCGAAGCATCATGAAGATATCAGATGTAAAGCTGCGAGTTCAAGATTTGTGGAGAGCCCTAGTGAATGAgaactttattttcagtttcaggAATACTCAAGAGGTCATGGCAATGAGCAAATTAGAAATCATGTACAACAACTGGACCTGGGAGCTGAGGAGTCATGTGCTAGACTTGCAGAACCAGCTGATCAACCAGATTAAGAATGGAATAATCCAGACACTCACAACAAGCACACTTGAGGCTCCAgttatagtaaaatataaagccatcaagcaagaacttgaaaaatattttaatgaagatccAGATAGTGACATACTGACACAGTGGAaagcaaattttgaaaataagctCACAAACCTTACAGAGGCACTTATTTTAGAGaccaaaaataaagtcaaggaaCATACAAGTTATAAAAAGAATCAAGAAATATTGGATAAGAGAAAGTCAGATTATGAAAAAGAATTACTGGAAAAAAGCCGAAAATTGGCTTTAAATTTAAAGGGCAAAGAACTGGGTGAGAAAGAGCTACATGAGAAATTCAATCAAGTTTGGGGAAAATGGGTCTGTGCTGTGTCCTCAACATTCCCTCCAGTCACAAAGGTTAACATTGATGTTGATGCTGAAAACATCCTtttgaaacattttgtaaaaGAGGCAGATGTGGTGaatagaatgaaggaaaatgaaggaagaaattttcaaatcAATTATAATGAACATGTCAAAATGACCAAAAGATTTCACATAATTTCACAGCAATTAGAAGTACAGGATACAATATCCATAGATAAGACCACTGACcacataatttcaaaatttgaAGAAGCTGTTAACAGCTTTCAGAGACAACAATGTGATTACAATCCAAATTATTTCCATGAAATCCTGAAAATAATAGAAGATGAGGTGAATTCTTCACCCACTAAGGAAAGATACAAATTtacaagtaaatataaaattgacCTATCTTCTCATTTATTCAAAAGAGCATCAGCAAATTTTAAGGAGATGCATGAGGCATTTGAAAACTCAAATAATCCTGTAAAATATCTGGAAAGTAAAAAGGATGATTTCttcatgagttttaaaatttcttgtcaAGGAGCAAGCTCAATCAAaacatttgttgattttctgtggCAGAAACTCACTCCTGCTGTCTCTGCCACCATTTGGAAAAACTTGATTCCTAAAATTGCTGGTGAAATGCGGGCTACATATCCAGCATTCAATGGTAACAGGGCTAACCTGGAAAAACACATTCTTATCTCTTTGGCAGAAAAAGAAGATTTTGATGATTACTGGCAGTACCTTCATAATTCAGAATCCTTCTTTAGTATTTACATTAAAAACCGTATTATGACATATTGTTTAGatcaaaaaagtggaaaaataaagacttttttaaaaataagtttagatGGCATCAAGGATACCATTCTTTCAGCCATTCATGAATCCATAGCAACAGCTAAAGATAGAAGCAGCACTGTTTCTGGGTGGCTGGATTTATTCTGTAAATACTTGGGGAGTAACTTGATCTTTCCACGAAAAGACTTGGTAAGCATTGAACACCAGGAGATAAAAGATTTTGAATTTCTCAAAGAAGCCATGAGTGAGGCTTTGGATCCTGCAATAAACACAGTAGAACAGAAGTGTTCAAATAGTCCTATAAAAGAAATGGTTCCTCAGATTCAGAGATTGCTCACTGAACATCTCTGTGGATGCTGGAAACAGTGTCCCTTTTGTGGAGCAACTTGTACAAACACAATCTCTTCACATGATGGAGACCATAGTGTTCCTTTTCATCGTCCTGGGGCTGTCAATGGAttgaaatggaataaaactgACAGCTTTTCCATTGATTACTGTACTAGTTCAGTAGCAAGTGAATGTTCCTTCATTTTGAGTGATGGTCGTGAATTCCCATATAAGAAGTATCGAGAGGCAGGAGGGGAATATGCCAAATGGAGCATCACCCCAGACACATCTACTCAGCCATACTGGAAATGGTTTGTCTGTCACTTCAGATCAAACttagaagagaaatatcagaaaaaatttGCAGGTAGAGGTGAAATCCCTGAGACCTGGACCAAAATCACAAAGGAAGATGTGCTTGATGActtgaaaaaacaataa